The following coding sequences are from one Ornithodoros turicata isolate Travis chromosome 1, ASM3712646v1, whole genome shotgun sequence window:
- the LOC135395637 gene encoding BPTI/Kunitz domain-containing protein-like, which yields MTSVQSFLVGICVAIQTSVAYEYSYIDQLRMARTQADGGNATEICHLPKAEGPCNGHFPVYYFDAHQGQCIEFIYGGCYGNLNNFDTYYECRKTCAGQGDIAVCYLKPDKGPCKGYVPRSYYDPETKSCKRFIYGGCHGNGNNFDTQDGCMKACGKEIPYICRQPKQPGPCLAYFVRYYYDSVEGICKEFIYQGCEGNSNNFKTIEQCNVTCSG from the exons ATGACGAGTGTGCAGTCGTTCCTGGTCGGAATAT GCGTTGCGATACAGACTTCCGTAGCATATGAATACAGCTACATTGACCAGTTGCGTATGGCACGCACGCAGGCAGACGGAG GTAACGCGACAGAAATCTGTCATCTTCCCAAGGCTGAAGGACCCTGTAACGGACACTTCCCAGTGTATTACTTTGACGCGCATCAAGGTCAATGCATTGAGTTCATCTACGGCGGTTGCTATGGAAACCTCAATAACTTCGACACGTACTACGAATGTAGGAAGACTTGCGCAG GACAAGGCGACATTGCCGTTTGTTACCTAAAGCCGGATAAAGGACCATGCAAAGGATACGTCCCGAGGTCCTACTACGATCCCGAAACGAAAAGCTGCAAGAGATTCATCTACGGTGGTTGCCATGGAAACGGGAACAACTTCGATACGCAGGATGGCTGTATGAAGGCATGCGGGA AAGAGATACCATATATCTGTCGTCAACCAAAGCAGCCAGGACCCTGCTTAGCCTACTTTGTGAGGTACTACTATGACTCCGTCGAAGGTATCTGCAAGGAATTTATCTATCAAGGTTGTGAAGGAAACAGCAACAATTTTAAGACGATTGAGCAGTGCAACGTTACTTGCAGTG GCTGA